The Zootoca vivipara chromosome 5, rZooViv1.1, whole genome shotgun sequence genome includes the window CTTATATGCCTAATATTTGAGGGTGGAAATTCTTTTGGCTCTGTACCATTCCTTTAACCCATATCATCTGAATTCAGAACAAGCTGAAACTcatgattttgggggtggggacagggggATAGGCACGTGAATGAACAATGTTAAAGTGTCCTGAAGTAGATGGAAGCTGTGCAGTTTTAAGTGTTCAGTGAAAGGTTGCAAAAACTGActtcagtaaaaacaaaaaacaccaaaatttgaaatatcatcatcatcattctttattcgaccgtcagtcagaaaagatacatttctcagtacaaagttaaaacatctaagacatctaaaaactaaaataaaacatgggcagcactaataaaggctatacagataaacTCTCCTCAATGCAATCGATTTTACTCTTACGacgcttgagagctaggaagagaaatttggccaccaagaaagctgttttcccagtgggattattgaacaaatgtacaacctgactttctctggatagatagctaagctgagataggcatggggctatgagacattgtcttaactctacatagaaagggcaactcaggaggatatgTTTGGTGGACTCTACCttacccaaggcacaatggcaagttctctgatcgtatggaactcccctgtaccttccccataatacCACAGATTCGAGGACATTCAGTCTGGCCGCAGTAAagagtctgcggtattccacatagtggattacCGCGAGATAAGGGGTtggtgtaacctgatagatctgctcccccaggaacatccctggtttcacgcaggctatgtcctcttgtctagcaatatcgCCCCATCTCTGAGCAATCACGGCTCTAGCTTGACTGTATGTCATAGACTCAAAGTAAAGGTGTGACAGTCCGCAAGTCTGTACTTCATCTAAGACCTCCCTTTCCCAGGATGATTGAAAATCATCcctcaatatcaagggggccaAACCCATGGGTTTAAAGCATAGCTTAAGTCATAGACAAagcttcgctttcagggccacgtACCGAAAAGCTTGGCAGCCAGCCTCTAATCGCATGACCGCACCTgctacagaaggggggatcctgaggatGGCTCTAAGAAATTGCGATTGGATGGATTCCAGTCTTTAAAAATCCCTGCGTGAACCCAAagcaatgcccaccaaaagtagtgggaggaCTTTCATTTGAAAAAGTCTCAAAGCCACTTTCACTGTTTGCGCCTGTTTCTTGGCATATAAGGATCTAATCAGCATAGCTGCTTTGGATGCATTTGTAGCAATATAATCTCTGTGTGCCAAAAAAGACCTGTTTGATTGGATTACCTGGCCCAGATATTTGAAACAGCTAACCTGCTCCAGAGAAATACCATTAATCGACCACAAATGGGGTTTCGGTCGGGCAGAGAAGACCATAATCttggtcttggcataattaagTTGAAGCTCGTGTTGGTTCCCATATTCATAGAGTGCTCGGAGCATTCTCCTCAGCCCAATGGGGGATATAGCTAAAAGAGCGGCATCATCCACATACAAAAGGACACTCAGGGCACGACCTGCTAATTTAGGTGGATGTGGTTGACTATATGACTATATGACTATAGTCTATATGACTATATGACTATATGACTATATGACTATATGACTATATAGTGGTTGACTATATGGGCCACTAGCGAGTTAATGTAAAAATTAAACGGTGCAGGGGCTAACAGACAGCCCTGTCTTACCCCCCTAGCGGTGACGACCGGATTAGAAACTAGGCCATTATTATCTAGCCTGAATCTCAGAGTGGTATTTGTATGCAGATTAATGATCAGGAGGAGAAGACTGCGATCAATTGTTGTGgctgccagttttgtccatagctgCTCCCTAGAAATACgatcaaaggcctgcttaaaatCTATAAAGGCCACATGGAGAACTTTTGGGGCTTTGCTAGCATACTTTTCAGCCAAATGGTTCAAGGTTAGAATTTGGTCTATTGTAAAATTCGAGATATTAAAGTTGTAGTTCACGGGAGATCaccctatggccttccagatgctgtttgactcaaactcccatcaggtcATGCTAGCAGGGACTGGTGGGACCTAAGAGACCAACAGCATCtcgagagccacaggttccccactcctgttgcaGAAGAATGCAGTGTGCCTAAAATTAAAATAGGAAAGAAGAATCTGGTCCCAGGCATGATTTCTTGCATTGTGTGGCAGCAGCAACTTCATAGGCGTAGAAGCATTTTCAGATGGTTCAGAGAGAGAATTTTTACTTGAATTTTGAGGTTCTCTCACAACACACACATGCCTCCACTCATTTGTTTTTCTGTGATGCGATCTCAATAGTGGAAGGTTGTGTATGAATGACGCAACCATGTGGTAGGGACAGATTGAGTGGTATTTTCCCATGGAGTCAGCATGATATTGCAACACAGAAAGGCAGCTCCCATGCAACTGCATCTAGGTGTGAAGGACACTTGGGGCTTGATAGCTTGCCAGCAAATAGTCTGTTTTGATGACACTGTGCCAGTGAAGCCACAAGCTCACCCACTACTTTCGGAAAATCTGAGCAGTGTTAAATCTGTTACCAATAACAGGGGgttgttttgggtttttaaaaatccattcatTCTTACTCACTCCcagttctttcttcttctgttgctgcaTATTATCCTCAAAGAGCCCCTCGACTTCATATCTAGGATATTCTGACATATTCAATGAAGAAGGCAGCTTTTTATAGTTTACagagtagggatggaaggataTATCACTTCTGGTTCTCTCAGTGTCTAATTTTCCAATCTTCAATCCAGTTCTCTACAATGTGCAAcaatttgcttttttatatatatttaaaaaatcatcatgGAAATTATTCATCAGTTTTGTGCTAATTTCTCCgaataaacacattttgaaatGCAGGCTTGACTGgtgcacatatttttgcaagcagttttccttAGTACAAttgatttttctatgtttttcattaatattttctttttgatGCACACTTTGCCAtacattatgcatttttgtaaacactgattggggaattgcattgcaaaacttGGATGAGTGTGCTTCAGTTCATATATGGAGAGGTAGCAGTCTGGCTGCGTAGACTGCACTGTTCATGGGGTCATTTGCTCTTGAATCCAAGGCAGGTAACTCATTGGAActcacttaattttttttcaagCATTTCCAGAAGGAAGGGGATTAGGGAGAGTTTAAGAAGAGAACAAAAACCTTCTCTATGCTCAAGTAGTAGCAAGAAGAAAGCATTTTGTGGACCGTTATAGCTGATCAGGGCACATCTCTATAGGAATAGAACCAGCTCCTAAGAAAAGCTTAGGAGAGGAGCATAGTGGATTCAAGAATACAATCAGGTCTGCCACAAGCCCAGAATGTAGAAGGAAGATTTTGAAATTTTGGTAATGGTAATACTTAAGTTTCTAATGCAGTCAAATCAGCAGGGTATATAGCAGGGACACTGGCAGCTGTAGTCTAACATTGGAAGACATTGTAGTGGTTACTCCTGATATAAAAGCACTTCATGTGCTTAAAAATGATTCCTTTGTTCTCTAGCATGTACAGTAGTCTGCAACCCTAAATACCTTTACTGACTTCAGATCCTGAATTGATGACTTAAGCTTGTCATCAATCCTGTTTTTTATTCCTTCTAGCCTCTTTCTCATGTTTTTTCTTGTGAAAGGCTAGCTCTAAGGGTGCTGGATGTAAGGTCTGAATTTGTGGACATACATAAAAGCATATGACTTTCAACCAGTGGGGACAGTACCTGCAAATAAGTGCTGTAGAGAACTGACATGCTTCTTCTGCTCAGTCCTTAACTTTGtctgcttccccctctccttttaGATTGTTTTGGGTTAGGAATCATGAACGGGTGTCTTCCTCTCCTCTTTGCTGCCTTGATTTCTGCGTGCCTTTGCTTCCCACCGAGTCCTCTGTCTCTTGAGGAACTGGGCTCAGACATTGGGATCCAAGTTTTCAATCAGCTGGTCAAAAGCAGGCCGAAGGAGAATGTTGTGGTTTCCCCGCATGGAATTGCATCAGTACTTGGAATGCTTCAACTTGGAGCCGATGGCAAGACAAAGAAACAGCTAACAACAGTGATGAGATACAGCGTAAATGGTCAGTTGTTTTGATGTGTTGTTGTGGGCTTTGGGGGCTTTGTGTTCTTATGGGAAATTGCGGTATAGGTGAGAATTATTTTAGTCACTGATACAAAGTGGGACTGATAGCAAGAACAGTAGATACTGTGTTTGAGAACACTAGCAAGTTATCTTGGTCTAGTGTGTATTAAATAAGTGACAGTGAAGCAGTATCTCTAATACCCGAAGGCATCTTTGGGCACAGTGTGAAGCATTGATGCTAAACACAGTAAGTTCAACAAGGACTGTCCTCGTGGTTCCAAGGAAAACAGAGTTGAGTATCATTGACAGGCTTGTAGGGGAAGAATAAAATGGCCCTTTATGTGGGACTGACAGCTTTTCATgccttcctccagatgttgactaAATTATCCCTGCATTTAGTGATATATTAAATCCACAGTACTGTTGTGTATGAAACAGTACAGCCTTTCCAAAGTTCTGCTTTTCTGCTCAGGATCTTACCGTACTTTTGTCAGGCTGCATTCCTGACACAGGCAGGTATCAGAGTTGCATTCCTAGCCAGTAACCCTCCCTTGACAGGAGCTCACTAGCCCTTGTTGCCTCCCTTAGCATGGATGTTTTGCAAGTGCCTGTATGATTTACAAGCACATATCAGTATGTTAGTACCACCGTAAACATAACTCACTCTATCAATACCTTCCTTCCCAAAAATATTAATTATAATGGGACATTTCCCTATGCCTACTGAAAGAAGAATACAGTAATGTACTAGCAAGTACACTATTGCACCATGACTTATTTGGGAAATGGAAATCACATATTGCCGAGTCCTTTTCCAAACCCTGAAGATAAGAACTCTTTTGTGGAGTAATCTTAAATACCAAGAATTTTATACCTAATAGATCTATTTAAATCATCTGCAAGCATCTTAGTCTGCTTATATTTTTTCCTGATTATATTCAGACCATTCTGGTCACGGAACTCCCTGCACAAAAGTTTAAGTacttttccccagccactttgcgTTGGAACTCCAAACAGCATGACACCTTCATGGTAGGCAAATTCCTCTCATGGAACTATAGGCCCTAGGGTATGTCTTTAGTAAACATGGTTTAGCCAACAGGAGAGCTAGCAGCAAGTCACAGCTTAGTTCTTTCAATTGCCCACAGTGAACTGCTTAAATAAATTGGTGGCAGTGCCCAGAATTTGCTCTGAGGGTGCACGATGGGTAAAACAGCAATATTGCAATTCAAGTGTAGCTCTATTATTATATTCATGCCCACCAGCAGTGGGTACCTTTCTCAAGGCTGCTTTATCTCTCTTGCAGTTCATCTGTTAAGTGCATTTGATCAATCTGTTGTCTTAGTACATTGCTTGAACTTTGATAAAGGGGCTGTGTGTTGGGCATGTTCCATAATGCCTAAGGTTTCCTCGGCACTGGAATCCGATAAACAAACATATTTGGAAGTAGATTCCACTGGAATAattggaacttgcttctgagtgaacatgcccCAGATAAGTTTTAGGTGGCTTCTCAACCTCTGCCTGTGTGCTTACCACTGCTTATTTTGAAGAGGGTATTTtaagcatttattattttttactaaagGTTCTTGCTTGTTTTTCAATCAGGAGTTGGCAAAGTACTGAAGAAGATAAACAAAGCCATAGTCTCAAAGAAGAATAAAGATCTTGTGTCAATTGCAAATGCTGTCTTTGCAAAAAGTGGCTTGAAACTGGAAGTGCCTTTTGTTTCAAGAAACAATGAAGTCTTTCAGTGCAATGTTAAGAGTGTGAACTTTGAGGACCAGAACACTGCCTCTGATACTATCAACCAGTGGGTCAGAAATGAGACCAAGGGTATGTTGTACCAAACAGCTAACTTTTGTTCCCTTGCCCCCCTGTTATCCCGTTTGTCTTGTTTCTGCTCTGGTTGTTAGATTTATCTCTCTTCCCACTCTTACTCACTACTGCTAACATGTAGACTGTAAGctacttggagaaggaactgctcTGTTTTGATTTGGTTATAATGTACAGCACATTGACGGAGTAGAATAGTAATAAAAGTGTCTTGGATTGGGCAATATCCCTTTGCGTCCCTGGTCCCCAGCACCCCTGACTTAGAGAACAAGGCAGGTATAACATAGTGTTTGGggtcaaataaggccacaactttcttgATTACAGATGTTAAGAGGTTTgggatgtccaacttccaagagactgcgatctactcccaatataaaaaaactggcaatgatctacccattgtcattggagggaggaggagcgtgtatggggtgggtggattgcctagagttgttgagctttttttggggggggaggattgcacagagttTTAAAGCTTTTCCCCCTTAACCTTTTGTACACGATAAGGATCCCcgcgatctaccaggatcagctagggatctaccagtagattacGATCTGGTAGGACATCCCTGGCATAGACATTGGGTGTAACCATAAAACATCCATCCCACTTGCTGGAAGTATTGCTGTAGGGGTCGATCCAGAGGCAGGGAGGACCTATGACTTAAATCTAATAGGTTTGTCCCCGTGGGGTTGCCACCTTGAGGAGTGCTGTGGCCCTAGCTCCCACTTGGTGCCTGGAAAAAGCATTTCCGGTTCCAGTATTCTTTTAACGGGATGCCCCTTTCCCtaggagaggcaggcagagtcttacaacctcccctccaacccaATGCCCAAACCACCACCTATAGTAATAAACGTGTCTTGGATTTTGGCAGTATCCATTTCTGGAGCCTCTAGTCCCTGCTGCAACTGGTCTCTTCCTCTTCAGcttaacatttttttccaaattctttgAAAAACTGACCTTTAAACATCTGAAGCATTTGGATTGATTTTGTACACCCTGCCTGCAAGTACAGACTGTTCTTTTAAACATAAAAAGTGTAAATCAAACTACAAAATGGCAATATATATCAAATCTTTTTCACTAAACTTGCCTCTTGACTACATTATCTTCTGTGTGAGTACACAGGTAGTGGCAATTTCCTTGATACTCACTTATCTCACTGTTTTGCCAAGAACACCATCTCCTCAAAAAATTCTCGTCCCTGTATTGATGTAaagttcctttcctttccttgtgtTTTTCTTTATATCCACtcctttgttctttgttctttttatgaTGAGATCTCAAAGAAAAAGCACCAATGGCAAATAAAGTGGGTAGTATATTTGGGTCAGGAAGAAAGCTGAATGTTATTGAAGCCCGTTGATTTCTTGTTTGTAAACTCATAGTGTTTAGTAAATTGCTTACTGATTTatattactttaaaaaacccaaaatactAATTAAAAAGACCATGGACTGATTTGCCCCTGTAATTTAGGGGAATATTTCTGCATAAATGCCAGAAAtcttgaatttgggggggggggttggtgccTGGAGGCTTCAAGATGCCTCAAGATGCCTCAAGATGCCTGCTGATCATGAGACTGGCACACATATGTACAGAAGGACAGCAAGGTCTttgaacaaggggggggggtgtcctttagaacacccttccccaacttggtgccctccagatgttttggatcataACTCCCACCAGCTACAtatcagagggcaccaggttgggaaaggctactTTAGTACAAGatggatttcaatgggtttgATCCAGGCAAACCTCCAAGTGTATTGAGAAGATTTGAAGAAAGTTTGGCAGCAACCCAAGGCTAGTTCCAGGGGTTGGGAGCTCTAGACCCTCTATCAATCTATCTTGTGCTTTACTAAATCACAGCTGAACTCCAGCATGGGTCTCCTGTGCATTCTCTTGGTCTGAATCTTGTTGTAGCTTTTATTTAATGTATTGAATTgggtcccccccctttctccctttcaGCTTTTATGATTAATAAGCTTCTTTGTCTGCTTGTAAAGTATAGGGTTTTCTTTTGTGCTTTTCAGGTATGATAGACAGCATCATATCTCCGGATTCTCTTGATAGTGAGCTGACCAGATTGGTGCTGGTAAATGCAGTATACTTTAAGGGACTATGGAAATCACGTTTTCAGCCAGAAAACACAAAAAAGCGAACGTTTAACGGAGCTGATGGAAAGACTTACCAAGTGCCTATGCTGGCTCAGTTGTCAGTGTTCCGATGTGGTAtgttcaatgattttttttttctttgctggactgttgtttttgttgttgttgttttttggctctAGAGTGGATTTCATCCTGAAAGCAGCAGGTGCCCATCTTGCCTGCTTTCCCCCAGTTTCTGAGAAAGGCAAGGTAGAAACTCAACATGTATAAAACCATCCCAGAATACATGCTAAATTTTGTGGTGATGTTGTTTCTTGAAGGCACCAAGCATGAGAACAGCAGTGGTTTTGCTGGTATGGCTCTGCATAacagggccctccagatgttgttgaactacaagttCCACCATCCCTGGCTTTGGGCAGTTCttcctggggttgatgggaactggagtgtgTGGAAATGTCATTGTTTCTTTGATGTGTGCACCCACTAGTATTGATGCTATATACGGCCCCCTTTTTATCCTAAGCTTGGCTATGTAGTTGCCATTTCTTGGCCAGTAACACTTTGATTAGCTAAGTTCAGTTGCCTTGGAGGAGGCAGCTAATGTAAGTCTTTGCCTGCTGAGAAAGAGGATATTCAGCATGAACATTTTAAATCTTGTAACATTTCCAAACTCAAGTTCCAATGTAACGTAGGGAGTGTTTGAACAAAAGGAAGTGTTTTCAAAGAACGCGGAACCAGTGGCCTTGCAGATGatgctggattccagctcccattagccccaactaGTATGGTCAGtagtctgggaagatgggagttgtaagtcaacaacaactggggggggTACAGAGTTCCCAATCCTGTGCTACTTTATCCCTTTCAGAATTCCCTCTTCCAATGAGATGTGGTCAGGTGTCCTTTCATTCTTGGCAGAAATCTAGCACTAACAGCTCCGATCTTCTGTTGAAACATTTTGTGTTGATAGATAGCATATGGTATTCCTAATGAGCATTATTACTCTCATCCCCTTAAAGAAACCCAAGCTGGATTAACAGGTTTTAGCTCCATAATTCATAATTAAATGTTCATACCTCAACACATGCATCAAATTGAGAATCTTaataaaaatggagggggtgggaagtgAGAACAGCTTTAAAAAATTGCACCAGTTAATTGGGGGCCAAGCACTTATAGTGCAATATTgtgcatgtttgcttggaagcAACTCCTACTGGGTTCAATGGGCTGACTCCCTAGTAAGTGAATTAGGATTCCAACCCACTTTGGAAAGTCTTCATTAGCTTGTTCATTTTGATTAATTAAACTTGGCAACCCTAATACAAATGCTAGCTTACAAAGATTCTGTATTTCACAACAGACTATTGCTATTTGCAGTATTGTAAATCTATAACAGGAAGTTTGATATTTCAAGATTTCTGAAAGAGGCATCTTATTGCTAATAAAACTATTATTGTAATCTTTTGAAGTTGccagttgaatcttactttaTTACTAGCAGGATGCTTATTTAAATGTTGAATGTAAAGAACAATGAGAATAACTAAAAAAAGGGATAACAGGAGtccttaaacattaaaaacctttttGTATTTCTGTTGAAGGTACCCCATTCTCCTTAGCGTATGCAGCATTTGAGAATAGAAACTTTTTATTGAAACTCTGTAAAAGCAGCTGCAAAACATTGCACGCAATAATAATTTGCTGTAGTTTTTCCAACATTGTATTTTTGTTGGTTAGCTAAGTCACCTGGTATCACTTGATGGTTGTAAAACCTGTAAGCTGCTTGCagcaatattaaaattatcaataaaacagaTCACAAtattta containing:
- the SERPINE2 gene encoding glia-derived nexin: MNGCLPLLFAALISACLCFPPSPLSLEELGSDIGIQVFNQLVKSRPKENVVVSPHGIASVLGMLQLGADGKTKKQLTTVMRYSVNGVGKVLKKINKAIVSKKNKDLVSIANAVFAKSGLKLEVPFVSRNNEVFQCNVKSVNFEDQNTASDTINQWVRNETKGMIDSIISPDSLDSELTRLVLVNAVYFKGLWKSRFQPENTKKRTFNGADGKTYQVPMLAQLSVFRCGTTSTPNDLWYNIIELPYHGESISMLIALPTESTTPLSAIIPHISTKTIQSWMTTMVQKRVQVILPKFTAEAETDLKEPLQELGIRDMFDQSKANFAKITRTGNIHVSQILQKAKIEVSEDGTKASAATTAILIARSSPPWFVVDRPFVFFIRHNPTGAVLFMGQVNKP